The sequence AGTATTTAAATTCTTTAAAGGAAGAAATTCCTTCTCCATCAACTTTCCTTTTGGAACAAGAACGTGTTTTAGAAGAATCCATCCGAGAGATGCGGGCCATCCAAGTGGAAACGAAAAAAGAAACCGTAGCAGAAAATTTAATGATCCAAATGACTCGTTACATCTGTAGTTTGTTATATGAAAAATCAATCACAAAGATCACAGATCCAAAACTTAAAACAATTTGGGAAAAAGATTGTCGCGCTTATGTAATCGATAGTGCGGCGATTGCTCAGTCATCTTTGTATCGAATTCAAAATTTTGGATAAACGCTTAGACTGATTCAAAAACGGTCTGCTTTGACAAATCGAAAATTTATTAAGACCTTTATTGGAATGAAAATTTTAACGAAGGTCTTGACTAAATAAAATTTTGACTCATAGTGAAGCCGAGGTTTTTTATGAAAAAAATTTTAATCTTACTTGCCGGTCTTACGTTTTTCGTATCGGTTTCTGTTTTTGCACACGACCATGAAGGTCATGGAAAAAAGGGAAGAGGTGGTGACCATTTCAAAAAGATGGACATTGATGGGGATAATAAAGTTTCTAAAGAAGAATGGCAAAAATTCCATGATGGGATTTTCACCGAACTGGATAAAGACGCTGATGGTTCTGTAACTTCAGAAGAAATCAAGGCTTTTCATAAAGAAAAACACGAAGAGAAAAAAGAAACAATGAAGGAAAAAGTCAAAGAATCCAAAAAGAAAAAGGAAGATAAAAAGACTAAACCATCCGAATAACATCTGTTTGGAATGGGGCGCCTCGGATTCGGTTCTGAACCAACATTCGTTTGGAATACCGACCGGGTTCTCCGCTCCAATCTTTGCACATCCGTGCAAAGGATTTCCACTGCGATCCCTGGCGCTGTATCTGATTTCTTGATAGAACTTGAATTAGAGAATTTCTAAACTTGAAATTTGTATTCAATTGTACTTGATTGGTTTTGTTTCTTTCGATTGACGAAAAGAATGATTTTATCTTTCTTTATGGATAATAATCTCATGAAAGCGAAAAAATCGAATTCCCAATCACAAAAAAAATCCGCTCTAAGTAAAAAACAATCAAAGAAAAAAATAACTGTAGCGAAGGAAAAGAAATCCTCTCCTGTTCTTTCCAGGAACCTTACGTTTCCCTTAGAATCAAAAACAAACCATTCCGTTGCAGAATTAATTGATACCATTCATGAATATTCAATTGGCCATGAGGTTGCCAACGCAGTCACCCATGGGATTGGAGGAGGATTAAGCATCGCAGGACTTTCTCTTTTACTCACAATGTCGGTGCTTTACGGGAATGTTTGGCATATTGTGAGTTCCGCCATTTATGGGGCGACTCTTATCATTCTTTATCTTGCTTCCACCCTTTATCATGGGATTTATCATACCGCTACAAAACGTATTTTTAAGGTAATTGACCATGCTTCTATTTATTTATTAATTGCTGGGACATATACTCCATTTACTCTTGTTAGTTTACGGGAACATTCGGAGTGGGGATGGACTTTGTTTCTTGTGATTTGGGTCCTTGCTTTTATTGGAGTTCTGCTATTATTACTATTTCCAGGAAAATATAGTGGGGCACGTGTAGTAGTTTATATCCTTATGGGTTGGCTTGCTATTTTTGTTGTGAAGGATATTCGAACCGCAATTGGGATGAGTGGAATTTCTTGGCTTGTCGCAGGTGGGCTTAGTTACACCGTTGGTGTTATTTTTTATCTTTGGGATAGTTTGCCATTCAACCATGCTATCTGGCATTTATTTGTTTTATCTGGTAGCCTTTGTCATTTTTTTGCCATTCTGTTTTACGTTCTTCCTCCTATCCCGAAATAAAGAAATTGTTTTTTTATTTTCACCTAAATAGGGTTATTTGAAAATATCGATCACAACATTTCCTTTTTTATGACCTGCTTCTACATACCTGTGAGCTTCTGGCATGGCTTCGAGAGGATAGGATCTATCGATCACTACCTTGAATTTTTTCTTTTTGGATAAGTCTGATAAAAATTCTAAGTTTTCCAATGTTTCTGTGATGGGTCCAAATTTAATCTGAATGCCTTTTGTGAAGGAAATCCAAAGAGCATGAAACATTTGGCCAAACAAAGCTCCCACAAGAACCAAAACCCCATCTTTTGAAAGAAGTCTTAAATTGGAATTTAAGGTAGATTTACCCACACATTCAAATACAATGTCATAAGTTTTTTGATGAGACTCGGAATGGAATTCTTCATAGTCCATGACAAAATCAGCACCCAGTGATTGAACAAGTTTAAAATTACTTTTACTGCAAACAGCCGTTACATTCACTCCAAAATTTTTAGCCAATTGGATGGTTGCTGTTCCCACGGAACTAGAAGCTCCATAAATGATGATTGATTGTCCTTTTTTTATCTTACATTTATGAAGGAAGTCAATAGCGGTCAAACTACCAAATGGTAAAGTGGCTCCTTCGGAAAAGGAAATTTCTTTAGGAAGAATTGTCATTACGGCTGATTCTGGTAGACAAATGAATTCGGCATAGGCTCCCATTTTGATTCCAGTGGAACCAAAAACTCGGTCACCCACTTTGAATTTTGTGACCCCTTCTCCTACTGTTTCGACCACACCAGAAAACGACCCACCTAATATGGGATACTTGAGTTTGGTCAGTCCAAAAAACAAACGAGCCACTTGAGGATCTGGTTTGCGGATTCGCCAATCTGCAGAATTGACAGAGGTATTATAAATTTTGATTTTAACTTCATTCTTTTTTGGGTTAGGGGTCGCCCAATCTTCTAGTTGGAGTACTTCAGGGGCTCCGTATTTTCTGCAAGTGATGACTTTCAAAGATTTAACTCCCTTGCCACCAATAAAACTTACAGCGTAAGTTTGTCAAGGAAATTTATTTCTTCCTGAACTTGTGGAAAACATTGGAAATTGAAACAAATCTATGATAAACAATGAGTAAGGAGGGGAAGTGACTCTAAAAAAGAAACAGAAAAATAGTTTAGCGAAGACTTCAAAAAAGGGCAAAAAACGAAAAATCCTCTCGAAAGACCTTGTTTTGGAAGCCGCAATCGGACTTGCTGATGAGTTTGGAATCGACGAATTGTCTATGAGAAACTTGGCATTGAGTTTAGGTGTGGAAGCCATGTCCCTATACAATCATGTAAAAAATAAGGACGAACTTTTAGATTCGATGGTTGATTCTGTGATTTCAAAGATCGTATTGCCAAAGATAGGTGGCGATTGGAAAACTGAAATGATTAAAAGGGCAAATTCTGCTCGTAAAGTATTTATTTTACATCCTTGGGTTACATTGCTTGTTGTTTCTCGAATGAATGTTGGGGAAGCTATGTTAACTTATTTTGATACAACACTTGGTTGTCTTCATACAGCGGGGTTTAGTTTGCAAGAAGCCGATCATATCATCAATGCAATTGACAGTCATATTTATGGATATGTATTACAAGAATTAAATTTTCCTATCGAATCAGATGACTATGCCAAAAAAGCAGCCGGTTTTCTTCCTCAATTAGAATTAAGTTCCTTCTTACATCTAACCAATTTAACCAAAGAAGTTGTCGCAAGAAAGTATAACGGATTACATAATTTTGAATTTGGTTTGAATTTGATCTTGGGTGGATTAAGTAATAAATAAAAAAGTAAACTAAGTTTTCAGTATACCGAATCAATTTTTTTATCTTAATCCAAATAGGACTATATTTCTATTTAGAAACGGGAATGAGAAACCATTCTGTTCCTTCCAAATCTAGTTTAGACTCTTTTTCAATTTCATCTTTTATTTCTGGAGTTTGTACAATCTCTTTAAATCCCGAATACCCTGAACTGTCTGGAGCACCACCACCTAATAAAGCTGAAGCGACTGCACCTGCAATCTTAATTCCAAGGCTAGTTTTAAAACTACCAATGATAGACTCACCAACCGTATCCATATCTTGATCTTGGTCTAGCGGAGAACCATTGAAATCAATTCTATATTTTCCTAAAACAAGGATTTGGTTAGGTTTTACCGTAAATTTGGATTTTTCTAAGTTACTTCTATCAAACACATGATAAAAATTGGCTTCCGGTTGGTTTTGGTTTCCTTTTTGGTAGATATGGGCACCAACAAATGCGTATTCACCTGGTTCAATGTTTAGATAGTACAATCGGGATCGCGAACGAAAGTTAGTTTCGAGTAATTTTAATTCGCTGATTTTCTCTTTAGATTTATCAAACTTAACTAACCATACTTTCTCGGCTCCGTAGTCACCAAATAGAATTTGGGGAACACCTAGTTCGAAAACGATAGCAGAAGATTTATTCGGATAATTTGGTAAAATATCCGGTTTCGAACGACAATTGAATAAAACAATTACAATGGAAAGTGTAACTAAGGCTCTCATTTGGTTCCTATAGACTGATAGTTTCGGTAAACTAACAGTCTGTAGGGGAATTCGTCAATGAAAATCTTTGAATTTAAATTGCAAAGACACTTTGGAATGTAAAATAACTTGAGTTCGGTTTGAAATCATATCTATGGTATAAATCCGTTTCGTAAGGGTTGTTTTTTTGGTTTCGAATGGCATCACCTGCATAAAGGGAGCTTGCCCCAAACCAAAAGGAAACATTATCGAAAGGAGTTACAATATAGATAAAATTGATTTCAGTTGCCACATGCCTTCCTAGTTTTGGCCGGTTAGGATTATAGGCTTCTGTGTTGAAATAATCTTCTGTGGATGCTGTTTCCCCGGTTGCTTTGCTTCCTGCCACATAATTATTGTTATCGTAATAACCGTCTTGAAGTTTAACTTTGTAATACCAGTGGGGATTTATGATAAAGGTTCCCCATTTTGAAGATTCATATTTGATGTGTATTGAATAGTCTTTGATGTTTTGCCAAAATACCATCCCGGAATTTCCGTTTCCTGCAAACGGTAGTCCCCCGCCGGCCATCCTCCTTGTTGCAAAAAGTGGATTATAGGTAGCCACACTTCCATCGTTTCTGTTGGGGTCTCCTGAAGCTTGAACATATTGTACGCCAATTCGAAATTCTTTTACCGGAGTGTATCCTAATTGTACAGCAACGATATTCGCCTTATATCGTACAGGTGAGGAATGAGGAGGCGATTCTCCCGTTTTTTTATCTGTGGCATAAGTCCCTGTTTGATTGATCCAATCAGGGGAAACTCGTTCGCCAGTAAATCCAGTTTGCCAAGCTGCTTCCACCATCCAGTCGATCCCTGTTTCACTCGTGATCATATTTCCTTTTGTACGATTTGTTAGGCGAAATCCGGAAGTATTGAGTTGGTCAGGCCCACGGTAATAGATATCAGATCCATAATTGGCAGTTGTATTTGTGGCTTTTAGTTTTTGTTTATAAAGTGTAAAATTATAAATTTCAATCCCTAACCAATCCCAAGGTTTGAATCCATAATGAGCTCCATAATAAGAAGCATTTCCTGTCCCGCCCACTCGAGTGGAATTATTGGAAACCAAACTGTTTGCGTTATTTTCCGATCCAATAAGGGCGCCAAAAAAATCTAAACTATGTTTTTGAATTGTGAGAGTGGAGCGAATGGCATCGAATGAATTTCCATTCAAACTATCATTTCGCGAACCTAAAATTCGACCGTCTCCATAATCTAAAATTTGACGACCAGTTCTCACTCGGAACATTTGGTTTGTTGTTTTTAAATCTAAAAACGCTTCTCTAAATCCTGAGTAATTATTGATCGCAACTTCTTTTTGTTTGGAAGTGTCTACCAAATTGCCGGAATTAGAAATTAATCCTAATTTTTGATCAGAAGTGCCATTAACTATTTCTCCTCCCCACAACCTAACATCTTGAAAGGTGAGTTTGAACATTACATTGGGAGAAATATCTCCGATTAAATAGAATTGAGTTTGATTGCTGGCAGTATTTCTATTATCGGCTGTGGATCTATCAAAGTCTGTGTTGTATAATGAATCTGCCTTGGGTCGCACTCCAAATCCAACCCGAAAGCGATCGGCAAACCAAAGGTTTGTATTTTCCTGTAGCGCCTTTCTTTGTTTGGCGGTAACTTGAAGATTTTTTAAATATTCTCCTGTCAAATTCCCTTTTAAAGGACTTACATACTCTGGTGGTTCTTCTGGAGGGGCAGGAGGTGGAGGCGGTTGTTGTTGTGGAGGAGGCGGTGGGGGAGTTTCTGGAACTTCCTTTTTTACCGGAGTGATGAACTGCGCATCCAATGGTAACGTCAAAGTGAATAGGAAAAACCCTAGCGACACAAGACCCATTGCAACTCGCTGATTGTATGCGTACATTTTATACCACCTGTGATTCAGCCAGTGAACATAGATTCGAAGAAGATTCAAATCTTAAATTTGTCTATTGGTAGGAATCCTAGGTTTTCGAAGAGTTATCTATGTCTTATTGGCAAATTATTGGGAAAGAAAAATCTCGAGATTTTTCCAACCTTCATGACCAAGTTCTTTCATTTTCTTTCGATTGTTTTTAAAAATACTGTCAATATTCGGATGAGTGTCCACGATTCTACTAATACTATCTTCGCGTAACAAATGTAATGTTTGAAAAGGGGATCTTCCTACGTAGTTAGTTATGTCGTTTTTCTTTTTTCCTGCGAATTGAAACTCTGGATGAAAGTTTGCTATTTGAATGATCCCTTCTAAATCCAATTGGTTTAGAAGGAAATCTGCTTCATCTAAAAAATCATTTTGGTCCAAAAAATCATTCAAAACATAAGGATGGATGAGTAAGGTTGTTTCTATCGTCTTGGGATCTACTTCTTTTAGGAAGAGTAACTCAGATTTTAAATCGGAGAGTAAATCTGTTTCACTTTTTGCCTGACTAATCGTATAACGAATTGTATTTGATTGAAAGGTTGGTTTTGCAAAAGGACAGAGATTTAGACCAATCACAGATTTTAGAATCCATTCTTTGGTGTGGTTTAGCACTTCATCTGCATTCCATTCTGACTTTTCTTTCGGCATTCCCAAAATTCCCAATGAATCTTTAAATATCCAGTATTTATTTTATGGAAGGGAATGTAAGCTAAGTTATGATTGTGATGGCTTATTTTTTAAAAAAAATATCGGAAAACAATCGAATTGTTTCCTAAAGGGTGGTGGCTTTCGAATATTTGATTTACTATGTGAGATAGTAACCAGAAGATTTCAATTATTAGTTTCTTATGGCAAATCTTCCCACAAAATTTTCTCAATTCCTTTTTGAACAATCCACAGAGAAAGAACGTGAATGGTTAGAAGAAAAAGTCAAATCGAATGTTTTGGATTTGATGACTGCATTCGTTGCAGCTCCACGTTTTTTATCTAAAAAAAATATTTCTTATGATTCTAAATTTAGCGGGAGTTTAGTCCCGGAACATCCTGGATTTGAAGTGGATGGTTGGAGTTTTGTCCGATTAGCAAGAGTTTGGTTGCTTTTGCATATTCCTTCGGGCCCGAAAGAGCAGTTTCTTAAAAATATAGAAACATTGTTTGATACGGCAGAACTAAATGAATTAGTTGCTTTATACTCAGCTTTACCCCTCCTCGCATATCCTTTGGAATGGCTTCCCAGAGCCACAGATGCAGTTAGATCCAATATGGGATTTGTATTTGATGCCATAGCCCTTCGTAACCCCTACGCAGAACTTTATTTTCCTGAGTCTGCCTGGAACCAACTTGTACTGAAAACTATTTTTAATGGAAAACCAATTCATTTGATTTTGGGAATTGATCGTCGTAGGAACAAGGAACTATCCATCGCTGTATCTGATTTTATGGATGAAAGATCTGCTGCGGGAAGAAGGGTTCCAATTCAAGTTTGGAGACTGATGGGTGGTGCTTCGGATGAGGTTTTACATTCAAAACTCATTCCTTTGTTTTCTTCAGAATCGAAACTAGAAAAAGAGGCGGCAGCTCTTCTCGCCTTTGAATCCAAAGACCCTAAGATTCGTTCTTTACTCGCAAACGAACCAGATTTAGAATTATCAATACAAAATGGAGACTTGGATTGGTCTAAACTAGAGTCCATTCCTGAATAAATGATCTATGTGCCAGAAAGAAATCCATCAAACAAAAAATCCTTCTCATTTTGAATCGGCGGACCTAAGAGAAGATTCTCCAACACATCGTGATATATTATGGGAGGATTATGAGCACCTAATCAAAGATATGCGATTCTTTGATCCTCATATCCATATGGTTTCAAGAACGACAGATGATTACCAAATGATGGCAAAAGCCGGAATTGTTGCTATCATTGAACCTGCCTTTTGGGTGGGTCAACCGAGAACCGGCCTTGCAAGTTTTAAAGACTATTATAGTAGTCTTGTTGGTTGGGAGAGGTTTCGTTCTTCCCAGTTTGGCATTAAACATTATTGTACTATGGGTTTAAATTCTAGAGAGGCAAATAACGAACGTCTTGCGGAAGAGGTAATGGAAATTTTGCCTCTTTTTGCTTATAAAGAGGGTGTTGTTGGAATTGGTGAAATTGGTTTTGATGACCAAACAGCTTTAGAAGAAAAGTATTATCGATTACAACTTGAACTTGCAAAAAAAACAAGTTTGCCAGTTCAAATTCATACCCCACACAGAGACAAAAAAAGAGGAACCGAAAGAAGTATGTCCATTGCCTTGGAACACGGTTTGGATCCTTCTTGGGTTGTGGTAGATCATAATAACGAAGAAACCGTAAAATCAGTGTTAGATCAAGGTTTTTGGGCAGCATTTACTATTTATCCATTCACTAAGATGGGAAATGAGAGGATGGTTTCTGTTGTTGAACAGTATGGATCTGAAAGGATTATGATCAACTCAAGTGCAGATTGGGGAATTTCAGATCCACTGGCGATTCCTAAAACAGCAGCTCTTATGAAACAAAGAGGGATTCCTTTGGAGGTAATCCGTATGGTCACTTATCAAAATGCCATTGATGCTTTTGCGAAAAGTGGACAAATTGATGTAGCCGATTTTGAGACGGAATTCCAGCCAGATCCGAATGCAAAATTTCATGGTAATTCGATCCTTCGTGGTGGTCAACAACCAGTGGTGAATAAAAACTCATTACTAATCCAATAGATGAATTTAAAAGCCTATCTAACCTTACTTCGACCTGCGAACTTAGTCACTGCGATTGCCGATATTCTTGCCGGTATGGCAATCGTTGGTTTTGTTTGGAATGATAAAACTCCTATTTTTTTATTAATTTCCACCATTTGTTTGTATGGTGGTGGAGTTGTTCTGAATGATTATTTTGATCTAGCGATTGATACAAAAGAAAGACCAGAACGACCTATACCGAGTGGAAAAGTATCTGGGGTTTCTGCTTTGATTTTTGGAAGTATACTTTTGGGTTTTGGAATTTGTTTTGCATTCTGTTATCAAATACAAAGTGGTTGGATTGCTTTTTGTATTACAATTCTAGTCCTTGTTTATAATCGATTTGCCAAACACCATCCTTTCTTTGGACCTACTGTGATGGGAATGTGTCGAGGAGGTAATTTACTTCTTGGGATGAGTTTGGTTTCAGGACTAAAGTTGCCTCATATTTATCTTTCTTTACTTCCTATTTTGTATATTGCTGCCATCACGATGATCAGCCGAGATGAAGTTCATGGTGGTAAAAAAACTCCTTTGAGTTTTGCTGGATTCCTTTACCTGATTGTTTTTGGTTTATTGTTATTCATTTCGTTTTGTTTGGGGAATCTACTTTTTAGTTTTCCTTTTGTTTTTTTACACCTAGGAATGGTGATTCCTCCGCTTTATATGGCATACCGTAATCCAATAGGAAAAAATATTGGCAAAGCAGTGAAGATGGGTGTCATTTCTCTGATCATTCTTGATGCAAGTTTCGCGGCCAGTTTTGGATTGTTGACACTTGCGATTTTCATTCTTTGTTTATTACCACTTTCCTTAGTTTTGGCTAAATATTTTTCTGTTACATAAAACCGGTTATGATAGAAGATTCGTTCCCCCCTCTTAATTCAACTTTCCTTGTTCCTTTTCGTTATACGGTTCATTTTACAAAGGATATTTTTTCTCCCACAAATCATTGTTTGTCTGAATTTTTTGTTTCAGAGAAAAAAGAAGGCTCCACAAAAAAAGCATTGGTAGTCATTGATCAGGGATTACTCATTCACAACCCTGATTTAGTTTCTAAAGTTCGTTCCTACTTTAAAGGATTGGATTCTTTCGTTCAGCTAACGGAAGATATAATGGTGATCCCTGGCGGTGAAGATTGTAAAAACGATCCTAAAGTTTGGGAATCCTTGGTAGATGCAGTCGATCGTTATGGAATTGATCGTCATTCTTATATCATAGCCGTGGGTGGAGGTGCCATCCTTGATTTGGTTGGATATGTTGCGGCTATTTCTCACCGAGGGATTCGATTGGTTCGGATTCCTACAACTGTACTCTCGCAAAATGATTCGGGAGTCGGGGTTAAAAACGGAATCAACTACCAAGGTAAAAAGAA is a genomic window of Leptospira brenneri containing:
- a CDS encoding calcium-binding protein, whose protein sequence is MKKILILLAGLTFFVSVSVFAHDHEGHGKKGRGGDHFKKMDIDGDNKVSKEEWQKFHDGIFTELDKDADGSVTSEEIKAFHKEKHEEKKETMKEKVKESKKKKEDKKTKPSE
- the trhA gene encoding PAQR family membrane homeostasis protein TrhA; its protein translation is MDNNLMKAKKSNSQSQKKSALSKKQSKKKITVAKEKKSSPVLSRNLTFPLESKTNHSVAELIDTIHEYSIGHEVANAVTHGIGGGLSIAGLSLLLTMSVLYGNVWHIVSSAIYGATLIILYLASTLYHGIYHTATKRIFKVIDHASIYLLIAGTYTPFTLVSLREHSEWGWTLFLVIWVLAFIGVLLLLLFPGKYSGARVVVYILMGWLAIFVVKDIRTAIGMSGISWLVAGGLSYTVGVIFYLWDSLPFNHAIWHLFVLSGSLCHFFAILFYVLPPIPK
- a CDS encoding NAD(P)-dependent alcohol dehydrogenase, translated to MKVITCRKYGAPEVLQLEDWATPNPKKNEVKIKIYNTSVNSADWRIRKPDPQVARLFFGLTKLKYPILGGSFSGVVETVGEGVTKFKVGDRVFGSTGIKMGAYAEFICLPESAVMTILPKEISFSEGATLPFGSLTAIDFLHKCKIKKGQSIIIYGASSSVGTATIQLAKNFGVNVTAVCSKSNFKLVQSLGADFVMDYEEFHSESHQKTYDIVFECVGKSTLNSNLRLLSKDGVLVLVGALFGQMFHALWISFTKGIQIKFGPITETLENLEFLSDLSKKKKFKVVIDRSYPLEAMPEAHRYVEAGHKKGNVVIDIFK
- a CDS encoding TetR/AcrR family transcriptional regulator, which translates into the protein MTLKKKQKNSLAKTSKKGKKRKILSKDLVLEAAIGLADEFGIDELSMRNLALSLGVEAMSLYNHVKNKDELLDSMVDSVISKIVLPKIGGDWKTEMIKRANSARKVFILHPWVTLLVVSRMNVGEAMLTYFDTTLGCLHTAGFSLQEADHIINAIDSHIYGYVLQELNFPIESDDYAKKAAGFLPQLELSSFLHLTNLTKEVVARKYNGLHNFEFGLNLILGGLSNK
- a CDS encoding alginate export family protein; protein product: MYAYNQRVAMGLVSLGFFLFTLTLPLDAQFITPVKKEVPETPPPPPPQQQPPPPPAPPEEPPEYVSPLKGNLTGEYLKNLQVTAKQRKALQENTNLWFADRFRVGFGVRPKADSLYNTDFDRSTADNRNTASNQTQFYLIGDISPNVMFKLTFQDVRLWGGEIVNGTSDQKLGLISNSGNLVDTSKQKEVAINNYSGFREAFLDLKTTNQMFRVRTGRQILDYGDGRILGSRNDSLNGNSFDAIRSTLTIQKHSLDFFGALIGSENNANSLVSNNSTRVGGTGNASYYGAHYGFKPWDWLGIEIYNFTLYKQKLKATNTTANYGSDIYYRGPDQLNTSGFRLTNRTKGNMITSETGIDWMVEAAWQTGFTGERVSPDWINQTGTYATDKKTGESPPHSSPVRYKANIVAVQLGYTPVKEFRIGVQYVQASGDPNRNDGSVATYNPLFATRRMAGGGLPFAGNGNSGMVFWQNIKDYSIHIKYESSKWGTFIINPHWYYKVKLQDGYYDNNNYVAGSKATGETASTEDYFNTEAYNPNRPKLGRHVATEINFIYIVTPFDNVSFWFGASSLYAGDAIRNQKNNPYETDLYHRYDFKPNSSYFTFQSVFAI
- a CDS encoding DUF1415 domain-containing protein, with amino-acid sequence MPKEKSEWNADEVLNHTKEWILKSVIGLNLCPFAKPTFQSNTIRYTISQAKSETDLLSDLKSELLFLKEVDPKTIETTLLIHPYVLNDFLDQNDFLDEADFLLNQLDLEGIIQIANFHPEFQFAGKKKNDITNYVGRSPFQTLHLLREDSISRIVDTHPNIDSIFKNNRKKMKELGHEGWKNLEIFLSQ
- a CDS encoding EboA domain-containing protein, with the protein product MANLPTKFSQFLFEQSTEKEREWLEEKVKSNVLDLMTAFVAAPRFLSKKNISYDSKFSGSLVPEHPGFEVDGWSFVRLARVWLLLHIPSGPKEQFLKNIETLFDTAELNELVALYSALPLLAYPLEWLPRATDAVRSNMGFVFDAIALRNPYAELYFPESAWNQLVLKTIFNGKPIHLILGIDRRRNKELSIAVSDFMDERSAAGRRVPIQVWRLMGGASDEVLHSKLIPLFSSESKLEKEAAALLAFESKDPKIRSLLANEPDLELSIQNGDLDWSKLESIPE
- a CDS encoding TatD family hydrolase, which translates into the protein MCQKEIHQTKNPSHFESADLREDSPTHRDILWEDYEHLIKDMRFFDPHIHMVSRTTDDYQMMAKAGIVAIIEPAFWVGQPRTGLASFKDYYSSLVGWERFRSSQFGIKHYCTMGLNSREANNERLAEEVMEILPLFAYKEGVVGIGEIGFDDQTALEEKYYRLQLELAKKTSLPVQIHTPHRDKKRGTERSMSIALEHGLDPSWVVVDHNNEETVKSVLDQGFWAAFTIYPFTKMGNERMVSVVEQYGSERIMINSSADWGISDPLAIPKTAALMKQRGIPLEVIRMVTYQNAIDAFAKSGQIDVADFETEFQPDPNAKFHGNSILRGGQQPVVNKNSLLIQ
- the eboC gene encoding UbiA-like protein EboC (EboC, a homolog the polyprenyltransferase UbiA, belongs to system of proteins involved in the trafficking of precursor metabolites to an extracytoplasmic compartment so that the biosynthesis of certain natural products, such as scytonemin, can be completed.) codes for the protein MNLKAYLTLLRPANLVTAIADILAGMAIVGFVWNDKTPIFLLISTICLYGGGVVLNDYFDLAIDTKERPERPIPSGKVSGVSALIFGSILLGFGICFAFCYQIQSGWIAFCITILVLVYNRFAKHHPFFGPTVMGMCRGGNLLLGMSLVSGLKLPHIYLSLLPILYIAAITMISRDEVHGGKKTPLSFAGFLYLIVFGLLLFISFCLGNLLFSFPFVFLHLGMVIPPLYMAYRNPIGKNIGKAVKMGVISLIILDASFAASFGLLTLAIFILCLLPLSLVLAKYFSVT